The Staphylococcus saprophyticus subsp. saprophyticus ATCC 15305 = NCTC 7292 genome contains the following window.
AATAATCTCAATTTCTTTATTTGTGATTGAAAGTCCATCTAACATATCATTTAAAAAATGTGTTTTTTCTTTAATCAATTTTTTCATAACGATGACCTCCTCATTTATCTATTCATTCATAGTATACCCCACTCACAAATGTAAACGCTAATATATAAGCGTTGATTTCTCTAATTTTTCCAGCATTATGGTTACCTTTTAAAATTGAGCATAAAAAACGAATACTTGTATCAACTTCAACAAGTATTCGTCTCAATATTTCATCTATTAAACTGATTTTGTTTTGTACATTAAGTATAAGAAATAAGGTGCTCCGATAATTGCAACAACAATTCCTGCTGGAATACCAGATGGCTGTAAGATAACTTGTCCTAAAGTATCTGCCAAGACAAGTAAGAAAGCACCAATTAATATAGAAATTGGTAAGAACAACTGGTGTCTTGGTCCGACAATTGATTTAGCAATATGAGGCCCTAATAATCCTATAAAACCTATTGCACCTGCAACCGATACTGCGGCAGATGAAAGTAAGACTGCGACAAGTAGAAGGATAATACGTTCTCTACCGATTTTCACACCGACACCTTGTGCAATATGCTGATGTGTATTCAATAAGTTTAAGACATTCGCTTTAAATAGTAAAAATGGTATAAGTACAATAATCCATGGTAAGAAGGCAATAACAAATGCCCACTCATCTCCCCAAATATTACCAGCAAGCCATGAAGCAATAAACTCTGATTGATCTTCATCGAATGTAGACATTAATGTTAATGAACCACCGCTTAGTGCTGAGGCCATACCAACACCAACTAGCACCATACTTGCAGGCGTAATACCTTCACCTTTGTTATAACTGAATGAAAATATAATGAGCGCAGTCAGTACGCCACCGATCATACTTATAATAGGGAGGACGTAAACAAAATTGGCTGCATCAACCTGACCTACAACTATAAATAACGCAATAACAAAGCCACTACCTGCGTTGATTCCAAGAATACCCGGTTCCGCTAATGGGTTCTTAGTCACACTTTGTATAATAGCCCCACTCATAGCTAATGCTGCGCCTGCTAAAATTGTAATAATCATTCGTGGTAATCTAAACTCCATGAGTATTAAGGTATCTGTATAGGCTCCTTGACCAATTAGCGTCTTGAAAAACGTGCCAACTGACATCTTATACTCACCTGAAGTCATACTCCAAGCACATGCCAACAATACTAAGATAGTTAGAATCACCATTGTGATCCATTGTTTATGTTTTAATCTTGGATCTATCATGAGAAGCGTCCCCCTCTTTTAACTAAGTATAAGAAGTAAGGTACACCAATAAAGGAAATAATTGCACCAACTGGAGCTTCTCCTAGCATACGTGCAACTGTATCCGCAACAAGTAGTAACAAGCCACCAACAACTGCCGTAAGTGGAATAACACGAGCATAATCTGTTCCTACTAAATATCTCACTATATGCGGTACCATTAAACCGACAAATGCTATTTGACCAACCATCGCTACGGCTATACCTGCCATAATCATAGATAAAATCAACGTAATTGCGCGCGTGAATGCTACATTTTGACCAAGGCCTTTAGCAAGGGTTTCGCCTAAATTTAATATTGTTAATTGCTTACTCATTGAAATGATAATGACAAGTGCAATTAAAATAAATGGCGCTGCCCACATTAATTGATTCCAAGTCGTACCTGAAACACCACCGGCACTCCAAAACGTTAAACTTTGATTTAATCTAAATAACAATGCGACACCTTGACTTAATGCAGTCAATAGCGCACTGACGGCTGCACCTGCTAATATAATACGCATAGGATTAAACCCATCACTTCTTGACCTACCAATCATGAGCACAATAAAGCCACCCATTAATGCACCTATGAATCCAGCAAACATCATAACGATAAATGGTGCTGTCGGATAGAATGCAAAAGTGAGCGCAAGCATGAATGAAGCACCCGAATTCAGACCAATTAAACTCGGGTCAGCCAAACCATTTTTAGTAACACCTTGAATGACTGCACCTGAAGTACCCAATGCAACACCAACTAAGATTGCACCTATATCTCGTGGTATGCGTATTTCACTTATGATATTATGTTGTTGATTTTTAGGGTCATAGTTAAATATTGCTTCAAAAATAGTCGATAAATGAATTTTAGCATCACCAAATAAGATTGAAGTAATCAAGGCAACAATCAATAGTAGCACTGCTATAATAAATGTCGTTGTAAAATTCAACTTCCCTTTTCTCTTTGTAGTCATAAATTACCCCTAAACCTCAGAATAACTTTTTCTG
Protein-coding sequences here:
- a CDS encoding FecCD family ABC transporter permease; this translates as MTTKRKGKLNFTTTFIIAVLLLIVALITSILFGDAKIHLSTIFEAIFNYDPKNQQHNIISEIRIPRDIGAILVGVALGTSGAVIQGVTKNGLADPSLIGLNSGASFMLALTFAFYPTAPFIVMMFAGFIGALMGGFIVLMIGRSRSDGFNPMRIILAGAAVSALLTALSQGVALLFRLNQSLTFWSAGGVSGTTWNQLMWAAPFILIALVIIISMSKQLTILNLGETLAKGLGQNVAFTRAITLILSMIMAGIAVAMVGQIAFVGLMVPHIVRYLVGTDYARVIPLTAVVGGLLLLVADTVARMLGEAPVGAIISFIGVPYFLYLVKRGGRFS
- a CDS encoding FecCD family ABC transporter permease produces the protein MIDPRLKHKQWITMVILTILVLLACAWSMTSGEYKMSVGTFFKTLIGQGAYTDTLILMEFRLPRMIITILAGAALAMSGAIIQSVTKNPLAEPGILGINAGSGFVIALFIVVGQVDAANFVYVLPIISMIGGVLTALIIFSFSYNKGEGITPASMVLVGVGMASALSGGSLTLMSTFDEDQSEFIASWLAGNIWGDEWAFVIAFLPWIIVLIPFLLFKANVLNLLNTHQHIAQGVGVKIGRERIILLLVAVLLSSAAVSVAGAIGFIGLLGPHIAKSIVGPRHQLFLPISILIGAFLLVLADTLGQVILQPSGIPAGIVVAIIGAPYFLYLMYKTKSV